The Xenopus laevis strain J_2021 chromosome 7S, Xenopus_laevis_v10.1, whole genome shotgun sequence genome includes a window with the following:
- the bub3.S gene encoding mitotic checkpoint protein BUB3-like isoform X1, whose amino-acid sequence MNTQSDMTGSNEFKLNQAPEDGISAVKFSPNTSQFLLVSSWDSSVRLYDVPANTMRLKYQHAGPVLDCAFYDPTHAWSGGLDHQLKMHDLNMDGETVVGSHEAPIRCVEYCPEVNVIVTGSWDQTVKLWDPRTPCNAGTFSQPDKVYTLSVSGDRLIVGTAGRRVLVWDLRNMGYVQQRRESSLKYQTRCIRAFPNKQGYVLSSIEGRVAVEYLDPSLEVQKKKYAFKCHRLKENNIEQIYPVNAVSFHGLHNTFATGGSDGFVNIWDPFNKKRLCQFHRYPTSIASLAFSNDGSTLAIAASYMYEMDDIDHPEDAIYIRQVTDAETKPK is encoded by the exons ATGAACACTCAAAGTGAT ATGACCGGGTCGAACGAGTTTAAGCTAAACCAAGCACCCGAAGATGGGATTTCCGCAGTCAAGTTCAGTCCAAACACTTCCCAGTTTTTGCTGGTCTCTTCTTGGGACTCATCTGTGCGTCTGTATGATGTACCTGCAAACACAATGAGACTTAAATACCAGCATGCGGGGCCAGTCCTGGACTGTGCTTTTTAT GATCCAACCCATGCCTGGAGTGGAGGATTAGACCACCAATTAAAAATGCATGATTTAAATATGGATGGAG AGACTGTGGTTGGGAGTCATGAGGCTCCCATTCGATGTGTGGAATACTGCCCAGAGGTGAATGTAATTGTGACCGGGAGCTGGGATCAAACCGTGAAGCTATGGGACCCAAGGACTCCTTGCAATGCAGGGACCTTCTCTCAACCAGATAAG GTTTACACACTGTCTGTATCAGGGGACAGACTCATCGTGGGAACTGCTGGTCGAAGGGTACTGGTTTGGGATCTTCGAAATATGGGCTATGTGCAGCAAAGGCGAGAATCCAGTCTTAAGTACCAAACGCGATGCATCAGGGCATTCCCAAATAAACAG GGGTATGTACTGAGCTCCATTGAAGGCAGAGTCGCTGTCGAATACCTGGATCCAAGTTTGGAAGTCCAGAAGAAGAAATATGCTTTCAAGTGTCATCGACTGAAAGAGAACAACATCGAGCAAATTTACCCAGTCAATGCCGTGTCTTTCCACGGTTTGCACAACACCTTTGCCACAG GAGGCTCTGATGGTTTTGTCAACATCtgggatccctttaacaaaaagcgCCTGTGCCAGTTCCATCGCTATCCCACAAGCATCGCTTCCCTGGCCTTCAGCAACGACGGCAGCACTCTGGCAATCGCCGCCTCCTACATGTATGAAATGGATGACATTGATCACCCCGAAGATGCAATCTACATACGGCAAGTGACAGACGCAGAGACAAAGCCCAAGTGA
- the bub3.S gene encoding mitotic checkpoint protein BUB3-like isoform X2, translating into MTGSNEFKLNQAPEDGISAVKFSPNTSQFLLVSSWDSSVRLYDVPANTMRLKYQHAGPVLDCAFYDPTHAWSGGLDHQLKMHDLNMDGETVVGSHEAPIRCVEYCPEVNVIVTGSWDQTVKLWDPRTPCNAGTFSQPDKVYTLSVSGDRLIVGTAGRRVLVWDLRNMGYVQQRRESSLKYQTRCIRAFPNKQGYVLSSIEGRVAVEYLDPSLEVQKKKYAFKCHRLKENNIEQIYPVNAVSFHGLHNTFATGGSDGFVNIWDPFNKKRLCQFHRYPTSIASLAFSNDGSTLAIAASYMYEMDDIDHPEDAIYIRQVTDAETKPK; encoded by the exons ATGACCGGGTCGAACGAGTTTAAGCTAAACCAAGCACCCGAAGATGGGATTTCCGCAGTCAAGTTCAGTCCAAACACTTCCCAGTTTTTGCTGGTCTCTTCTTGGGACTCATCTGTGCGTCTGTATGATGTACCTGCAAACACAATGAGACTTAAATACCAGCATGCGGGGCCAGTCCTGGACTGTGCTTTTTAT GATCCAACCCATGCCTGGAGTGGAGGATTAGACCACCAATTAAAAATGCATGATTTAAATATGGATGGAG AGACTGTGGTTGGGAGTCATGAGGCTCCCATTCGATGTGTGGAATACTGCCCAGAGGTGAATGTAATTGTGACCGGGAGCTGGGATCAAACCGTGAAGCTATGGGACCCAAGGACTCCTTGCAATGCAGGGACCTTCTCTCAACCAGATAAG GTTTACACACTGTCTGTATCAGGGGACAGACTCATCGTGGGAACTGCTGGTCGAAGGGTACTGGTTTGGGATCTTCGAAATATGGGCTATGTGCAGCAAAGGCGAGAATCCAGTCTTAAGTACCAAACGCGATGCATCAGGGCATTCCCAAATAAACAG GGGTATGTACTGAGCTCCATTGAAGGCAGAGTCGCTGTCGAATACCTGGATCCAAGTTTGGAAGTCCAGAAGAAGAAATATGCTTTCAAGTGTCATCGACTGAAAGAGAACAACATCGAGCAAATTTACCCAGTCAATGCCGTGTCTTTCCACGGTTTGCACAACACCTTTGCCACAG GAGGCTCTGATGGTTTTGTCAACATCtgggatccctttaacaaaaagcgCCTGTGCCAGTTCCATCGCTATCCCACAAGCATCGCTTCCCTGGCCTTCAGCAACGACGGCAGCACTCTGGCAATCGCCGCCTCCTACATGTATGAAATGGATGACATTGATCACCCCGAAGATGCAATCTACATACGGCAAGTGACAGACGCAGAGACAAAGCCCAAGTGA